From one Candidatus Curtissbacteria bacterium genomic stretch:
- a CDS encoding NAD(P)-dependent oxidoreductase, with translation MNAKGLKQYKIGIVGTGFVARGLMFSLKYHPELELGGVLTRRSISRLDVPAAKKLITHDINKLIKNCDLIVECSGDAVHGTDVAEAVLKAGLPVVTMNPELQITTGSILCQMGTFIEAEGDQPGTIAALDNEVRSMGFKPIVYGNIKRFLNLSPTEEEMEYWSKRQGISMDQVTAFTDGSKVQIEQALVANGLGATIANRGLLGIPCKDLEDGAQRLGEVADEIGKPISDYVLSPTSPAGVFIVAKHDREQQPYLEYLKLGPGPNYVLLKPYHLVHLEILKTLTNVLKGDRSYKFNNGTNPTAQVVAITKRKIEAGETVGRGLGSFDIRGEAVKIENYPDCVPIGLMQDVKFVKTVDEGQIVKFSDVELPKTRALDLWKLILENQKNKSETKKKISRINVSPRSNGKRTPKINFSVTNLRIQNKRKK, from the coding sequence ATGAACGCTAAAGGGTTAAAGCAATACAAAATAGGCATAGTAGGGACGGGCTTCGTCGCTCGAGGCCTCATGTTCTCTCTTAAATATCATCCAGAGTTGGAACTTGGTGGAGTACTTACAAGACGATCCATATCCCGGCTTGATGTTCCCGCCGCAAAAAAACTCATTACTCACGACATTAACAAGTTGATCAAAAACTGCGACCTCATTGTCGAATGTAGCGGAGACGCTGTTCATGGAACAGATGTTGCAGAAGCAGTTTTAAAAGCAGGACTTCCAGTTGTCACCATGAACCCGGAATTGCAAATCACAACGGGCTCGATTCTTTGCCAAATGGGTACATTTATAGAAGCAGAAGGCGACCAACCTGGAACGATTGCTGCTCTTGATAATGAAGTCAGGAGCATGGGTTTCAAGCCGATCGTTTACGGGAATATTAAAAGATTTCTCAACCTAAGTCCAACAGAGGAAGAGATGGAATACTGGTCCAAAAGACAAGGAATTAGTATGGATCAGGTTACGGCTTTCACAGACGGAAGTAAGGTACAAATTGAACAGGCACTTGTCGCAAACGGTCTTGGAGCAACAATTGCAAATAGAGGACTCCTTGGAATTCCTTGTAAAGATTTAGAAGATGGCGCCCAAAGACTTGGAGAAGTCGCCGACGAAATCGGCAAACCTATTAGCGATTATGTTCTTTCCCCCACATCACCCGCCGGAGTTTTCATTGTCGCCAAGCACGATCGCGAACAGCAACCATACCTTGAATATTTAAAACTTGGCCCTGGGCCCAACTACGTCTTATTAAAACCATACCACCTTGTTCATCTGGAAATACTAAAGACCTTAACCAATGTATTAAAAGGCGACAGATCCTACAAATTTAATAATGGTACAAATCCAACGGCGCAAGTTGTCGCAATTACCAAAAGAAAAATAGAAGCGGGGGAAACAGTCGGAAGGGGCCTAGGAAGTTTTGACATTCGCGGAGAAGCGGTAAAGATTGAAAACTATCCTGATTGTGTTCCAATCGGATTGATGCAAGACGTTAAATTTGTAAAAACGGTAGACGAAGGACAGATTGTAAAATTCTCGGACGTAGAGCTTCCAAAGACAAGAGCGCTGGATCTGTGGAAGCTGATACTTGAGAATCAAAAAAATAAATCAGAAACTAAGAAAAAAATCTCAAGAATAAACGTTAGTCCCCGATCAAATGGAAAGAGAACTCCGAAAATTAACTTCTCCGTTACAAATTTACGAATCCAAAACAAAAGAAAAAAATGA
- a CDS encoding glycosyltransferase family 2 protein — protein MKRITLTIGIPAYNEQENISSLLDSISAQKQKSYKVEKIIIVADGCTDSTEDIIKKRMKSNKLINLMVGAKREGKAKALNIIYKNSQSDLLLTIDADLIFVGNNSIEEMVKTIKRNPKTNLVGPRHVPVRPKSLMGKFAYVSYLSFEDAFLKLNNGNNFYAMMATGLIRKDFYKTFTYPEGTISDQCYLYVSATRNNKYGFKLSKNAHVMFRTVSTFEDWRILGVRSVIMDKENVAGYFGRDILSEFSIPKKLFFTSLLKWLIKSPIYTTGSILMNIYIRKFPKRELMPKNGMWELAKSSKKNIRLTKTI, from the coding sequence ATGAAACGAATTACATTGACTATCGGTATCCCTGCTTATAACGAACAAGAGAATATTTCCAGCCTCCTGGATTCGATTAGTGCCCAAAAACAGAAGTCTTACAAAGTTGAAAAAATTATAATTGTCGCCGACGGATGCACAGATTCAACTGAAGACATTATAAAAAAACGTATGAAATCAAATAAGCTAATTAATTTAATGGTCGGAGCGAAAAGAGAAGGGAAAGCAAAAGCGTTAAATATAATTTATAAAAACAGCCAAAGCGACCTTCTTTTAACAATAGACGCGGACCTTATCTTTGTAGGGAATAATTCAATCGAAGAAATGGTAAAAACGATCAAACGTAATCCTAAAACAAATTTAGTCGGCCCCCGACACGTACCGGTACGGCCTAAATCATTAATGGGAAAATTCGCGTACGTTTCATATTTAAGTTTTGAAGACGCTTTTTTGAAATTAAACAACGGCAATAATTTTTACGCAATGATGGCAACTGGTCTTATTAGAAAAGACTTTTATAAAACGTTCACCTACCCAGAAGGCACAATATCGGATCAATGCTATCTTTACGTATCAGCAACAAGAAACAACAAATACGGGTTCAAGCTGTCAAAAAATGCCCACGTGATGTTCAGAACAGTCAGCACCTTTGAAGATTGGAGAATTCTTGGGGTAAGGTCTGTAATTATGGACAAAGAAAATGTTGCAGGCTATTTTGGTCGGGACATCTTAAGCGAATTCAGTATACCTAAAAAACTATTTTTTACGTCTCTTTTAAAGTGGCTCATAAAGAGCCCGATTTATACGACAGGTTCAATATTGATGAACATCTATATTCGTAAGTTTCCAAAACGAGAACTTATGCCTAAAAACGGGATGTGGGAACTCGCAAAATCATCCAAAAAGAATATCCGATTAACAAAAACAATATGA
- a CDS encoding glycosyltransferase — translation MGTRKIIQKEYPINKNNMKICFIGTYDKNYTGNKIVLEGLLRNKVKVSEVNAEVKLTRLDSKKDMTWMNMAKRLAKKYRFAVVVGKNIDKIKNSDIFYVGYPGHMDVLLVYPLAKTFNKKIAFAPVISFYSGFSDEQGILNKGSVMATISKYGETLVYKCVDLVLPDTPYQKEFFQKTFNIPERKLRVLPIGADDKYYKHTPYKNKSKKINVVYYGLYSPIHGVEYIIEAANLLKNDRDIKFTFVGQGNTFEENYNRAQKLHLENVEFFHDIPVEEHPAIIEKADIFLGFLEKHPTVERVIPNKVYQGLALGKVVVTTDVPVIRSIFTHKENMYFTKPASAEELAKAIKELKEKPVLRKKIADNGYALFKKKFTPKAVGNQLLHFMEEVI, via the coding sequence GTGGGAACTCGCAAAATCATCCAAAAAGAATATCCGATTAACAAAAACAATATGAAAATTTGTTTTATAGGTACATATGATAAGAATTACACTGGCAACAAAATTGTCTTAGAGGGGCTTTTGCGAAACAAAGTAAAAGTTTCAGAAGTCAACGCCGAAGTGAAATTGACCAGACTCGATAGCAAAAAAGATATGACTTGGATGAATATGGCCAAAAGGCTTGCCAAAAAATACAGATTCGCAGTCGTTGTCGGCAAAAACATAGACAAGATTAAAAACTCAGACATCTTTTACGTCGGATACCCAGGACACATGGATGTCCTCCTTGTTTATCCGCTTGCAAAAACATTCAACAAGAAAATTGCCTTCGCACCAGTAATAAGTTTCTATAGCGGTTTTTCAGACGAGCAAGGAATCCTCAACAAAGGATCTGTAATGGCAACAATATCAAAATATGGAGAGACATTAGTCTACAAATGTGTGGATCTTGTTTTGCCAGACACACCGTATCAAAAAGAGTTCTTTCAAAAAACCTTTAATATTCCAGAGCGAAAATTAAGGGTTCTACCTATAGGCGCAGACGATAAATATTACAAACATACTCCTTATAAAAATAAGTCTAAAAAAATCAACGTTGTCTACTATGGACTCTACAGTCCGATCCATGGCGTAGAATACATCATAGAGGCTGCCAACCTTCTTAAGAACGACCGCGACATCAAATTTACATTTGTAGGACAAGGAAATACGTTTGAAGAAAATTACAACCGAGCCCAAAAATTACACCTCGAAAATGTAGAATTTTTCCACGATATCCCAGTCGAAGAACATCCGGCGATTATAGAAAAAGCCGACATATTTTTAGGCTTCTTAGAAAAGCACCCGACGGTAGAAAGAGTCATACCGAATAAGGTCTATCAAGGCCTTGCGCTTGGCAAAGTTGTAGTAACTACAGACGTTCCCGTAATAAGAAGCATATTTACTCATAAAGAAAACATGTACTTCACAAAACCGGCCAGCGCAGAAGAATTGGCAAAAGCAATTAAAGAATTAAAAGAGAAACCTGTGCTAAGAAAGAAAATCGCAGACAACGGATACGCGCTTTTCAAGAAAAAATTTACCCCAAAGGCAGTTGGGAATCAGCTACTACACTTCATGGAGGAGGTAATATAA
- a CDS encoding glycosyltransferase family 2 protein, producing the protein MKKSTVSLGIPAYNEEKNIKPLLKSLLEQKLTKVKLNEIIIISDGSTDGTIEEAQSLKSRYLKIIKHKKRSGSRAIQNEIVNRANANVLIILNADVLPVGRNFIEEITAPILRNSKVGLVGADTISASPKTWVEKIIATSHELKKEIYKKINKGSNVYLCHGRARAFSRDFYSQIKWPDDCPEDPYSYFLCIKNGFKFVFAPKAKVLFRSPATFKDHLKQSSRFFEGKEKLKLHFDKQLVEQEYQIPTFKRLRAVVKFMFISPIITTIYLIIYHYIKFFSPIIGVDQAKWEVSTSTKDVI; encoded by the coding sequence ATGAAAAAATCTACTGTTAGTTTAGGCATACCGGCATATAACGAAGAAAAAAATATTAAGCCACTATTAAAATCGCTTCTTGAGCAAAAGCTTACAAAGGTCAAGCTGAATGAGATTATCATCATTTCTGACGGAAGTACGGATGGAACAATCGAAGAAGCGCAATCATTAAAAAGTCGCTATCTCAAAATAATTAAACATAAAAAAAGATCAGGCAGCAGGGCGATTCAGAATGAAATCGTAAATCGCGCAAATGCTAACGTACTCATAATTTTAAATGCAGACGTTCTTCCGGTTGGGAGAAATTTTATAGAAGAAATCACAGCGCCTATTTTAAGGAATTCAAAAGTGGGCTTAGTTGGTGCAGACACAATAAGCGCAAGTCCTAAAACGTGGGTCGAAAAAATTATCGCAACTAGCCATGAGCTTAAAAAAGAGATTTATAAAAAAATAAACAAAGGGAGCAATGTTTATCTATGCCATGGAAGAGCAAGAGCCTTTTCGCGAGACTTTTACTCACAAATAAAATGGCCCGACGATTGCCCCGAAGATCCATACTCATATTTTTTATGTATTAAAAACGGATTCAAATTTGTCTTTGCGCCAAAAGCAAAAGTCCTGTTTCGGTCCCCTGCAACTTTTAAGGATCATTTAAAACAAAGCAGCCGATTTTTTGAAGGCAAAGAAAAGCTTAAATTACATTTCGACAAACAATTGGTCGAACAAGAGTACCAAATACCCACATTTAAAAGGCTAAGAGCAGTAGTTAAATTTATGTTTATTTCACCCATAATTACGACGATATATTTAATAATTTACCACTACATTAAATTCTTCAGTCCCATAATTGGCGTTGACCAAGCAAAGTGGGAAGTTTCAACGAGTACAAAAGATGTAATCTAA
- a CDS encoding glycosyltransferase family 2 protein, whose product MKKPAVTIAVCAYNEEENIANFLKSVAKQKEDGFVITKIIVHSDGSTDKTPQIVKSLNIPKVHLFEHKTRTGKSTHLNQIYKDLDTDFLVQTDADVIFAHEFVTRDMIKPLMKDKTVGMCGGNPEPISGNSYWEKVCKVAFEPYQQFRNEVRGGDNAFSAIGQILSYRRELVKQISIPSDMVTNDIFTYFCCLKAGLKYKFVKSGTVYYRAPKNLADIVKQNTRFKVGHQRMYEMFDSDMVTKELSVPNLALYTKLLQQVAKHPLKSTIYYLINVYCKFKTRSDRKKLDAKWPIAKSTKLLSRNQL is encoded by the coding sequence ATGAAAAAACCAGCTGTAACAATTGCCGTCTGCGCGTATAACGAGGAAGAAAATATTGCTAATTTTTTAAAATCCGTCGCAAAACAAAAGGAAGACGGTTTTGTAATCACGAAAATAATTGTTCATTCGGACGGATCGACGGATAAAACACCACAAATCGTAAAATCGCTCAACATACCTAAAGTTCACCTCTTTGAACACAAAACAAGAACAGGAAAGTCAACTCACCTCAACCAAATATATAAAGATCTCGACACAGACTTTCTTGTTCAAACCGATGCTGACGTTATTTTTGCTCATGAATTTGTAACCAGGGATATGATCAAGCCTTTAATGAAAGATAAAACGGTTGGCATGTGCGGAGGCAATCCTGAACCGATCTCTGGAAATTCATATTGGGAAAAAGTGTGCAAAGTGGCTTTTGAACCTTATCAGCAATTCCGTAACGAAGTAAGAGGTGGCGATAACGCATTTTCTGCAATAGGCCAAATCCTTTCTTATCGAAGAGAACTCGTAAAACAGATTAGCATCCCTTCAGACATGGTTACAAATGATATCTTTACTTATTTCTGCTGCCTAAAGGCGGGTCTCAAATACAAGTTTGTCAAAAGCGGAACTGTTTATTATCGGGCACCCAAAAACCTGGCAGATATTGTAAAACAGAACACGCGTTTCAAAGTCGGCCATCAAAGAATGTATGAAATGTTTGATTCCGATATGGTCACAAAAGAATTAAGTGTGCCAAACTTAGCTCTTTATACAAAATTATTACAACAAGTGGCAAAGCATCCTTTAAAATCGACAATATATTATTTAATCAACGTCTACTGCAAATTTAAGACTAGAAGCGATCGTAAAAAGCTTGACGCCAAATGGCCTATTGCTAAAAGCACAAAACTCCTAAGTCGAAATCAGCTTTAA
- a CDS encoding glycosyltransferase family 39 protein: MTFKKIAVFLLVFIASASLLILGIKGKSGDPVFYQSEVQTDKNIGGPFESSSSNSRFALVESIAKERTFFFNEERAYFAAPDLVSYNGTFFSIFTPGVSFLGVPLYLLGAKIGFAQLATYSLNIIAGLLNIFLVYKLSRKLGAGAYSSLFSGTAFVFATHALVYAFTLSQHHISTALILFAILNAIGKRTLVKDITLGAAFGLGILMDIPNVFMMAPVILYAFSRSIKVEDLGEKTKLVVKLTVLSFLIGVIPFLATFSWYNYKLTGSYLKIGQLIGRSDFPVKEENKATLVIDQESSELRLLEVPFNPRRMLEGLPLLIASNERGILFYSPITAFGIAGLILAVKSKNQQQKTASTLASSVIFSNLLIYGMFGDPWGGWSFGPRYLVPTAAILCAGIGPIIERFKRKIIFLILLALITTYSIFVNTLGALTSTQVPPKVEAQALQNPIPHTYIYNWHLTENKFSGSLIYNLYFSNIIPAQIYLLLFSSLSLFFMVLIFSAAYKEKPIIDK, from the coding sequence ATGACTTTTAAGAAAATTGCTGTTTTTTTGCTGGTTTTTATAGCTTCGGCGTCACTGCTGATTCTTGGTATCAAGGGTAAAAGTGGAGACCCAGTTTTTTATCAATCAGAAGTCCAAACAGATAAAAATATTGGAGGCCCATTTGAATCTTCCAGCAGCAATTCTAGGTTTGCACTTGTAGAATCAATCGCAAAAGAAAGAACCTTCTTCTTCAACGAGGAGAGAGCCTATTTTGCGGCGCCCGACCTAGTTTCTTATAACGGTACTTTCTTTTCTATTTTTACACCTGGAGTCTCTTTTCTTGGAGTACCTCTGTACCTGCTGGGAGCAAAAATCGGCTTTGCCCAGCTTGCGACATATTCTCTCAACATAATAGCAGGACTCTTGAATATATTTTTAGTCTACAAGCTATCAAGAAAATTAGGCGCCGGGGCTTACAGCTCATTATTCTCAGGGACAGCATTTGTCTTTGCGACCCACGCCCTTGTATACGCCTTTACCTTAAGCCAGCACCACATTAGTACTGCCTTAATCTTATTTGCAATTCTAAACGCTATAGGTAAAAGAACTTTAGTAAAAGACATAACACTTGGTGCTGCTTTTGGATTAGGAATATTGATGGATATTCCTAATGTTTTCATGATGGCGCCAGTCATTCTTTATGCCTTCTCAAGAAGTATCAAGGTAGAAGACTTAGGAGAGAAAACAAAACTAGTAGTTAAACTAACAGTTTTGAGTTTCCTAATAGGCGTGATTCCTTTTCTGGCAACTTTTAGCTGGTATAACTACAAACTTACTGGCTCATACCTCAAAATAGGCCAACTTATAGGCAGATCCGACTTTCCTGTAAAGGAAGAAAACAAAGCAACGCTAGTAATAGATCAAGAATCAAGCGAGCTGAGGTTATTAGAAGTGCCGTTTAACCCAAGAAGAATGTTGGAAGGCTTACCTCTTCTTATTGCAAGCAATGAAAGAGGAATACTCTTTTATAGCCCAATCACGGCATTTGGAATAGCCGGCCTTATCCTGGCAGTCAAATCCAAAAATCAACAACAGAAAACAGCAAGTACACTTGCAAGTTCCGTCATTTTTTCAAACCTTCTAATTTACGGTATGTTTGGTGATCCTTGGGGTGGTTGGTCTTTTGGCCCTAGGTATCTGGTTCCAACAGCAGCAATTCTTTGTGCTGGAATTGGCCCAATAATTGAAAGATTTAAAAGAAAAATTATTTTTCTTATACTTTTGGCGCTCATTACTACCTACAGCATCTTTGTTAATACCCTCGGAGCGCTAACTTCTACACAAGTACCCCCTAAGGTTGAAGCACAAGCCTTGCAAAATCCAATACCTCATACATATATTTACAATTGGCATCTCACTGAAAATAAATTCTCAGGCTCCTTAATCTACAATCTCTATTTTTCAAATATAATCCCAGCTCAAATTTATTTACTTCTGTTCTCCAGCCTATCCCTATTTTTTATGGTTTTAATATTTTCTGCAGCATATAAAGAAAAACCTATCATAGACAAATGA
- a CDS encoding sugar phosphate nucleotidyltransferase yields the protein MKGVILAGGLGTRLYPLTHATNKHLLPVFDQPMVYYPIQTLVSAGITDILVVIGGPHAGDFIRVLQNGKDFGIRHLEYAYQNSGDGGIADALRLAQDFADKDSITVILGDNCTDTDISKEVQDFKEGAVVFLKEVPDPERFGIAELSKDKSAVLGIEEKPKNPKSNLAVTGLYIYDSEVFHHIKNIKPSTRGQLEITDVNNIYIKEGTLRWAELKGFWSDAGTFDSLYKTNVFWARKSLGKKEEKELTDF from the coding sequence ATGAAAGGTGTAATTTTAGCAGGCGGCTTAGGCACAAGGCTTTACCCACTCACCCACGCAACGAACAAGCATTTGCTCCCCGTCTTTGACCAGCCGATGGTCTATTATCCAATTCAAACTCTCGTTAGTGCGGGAATAACAGATATTCTTGTTGTCATTGGTGGCCCTCACGCGGGAGATTTTATTAGAGTTCTACAAAACGGAAAGGATTTCGGGATTCGTCACCTGGAATACGCGTACCAAAATAGCGGCGATGGGGGAATAGCTGATGCCTTAAGGCTAGCGCAAGATTTTGCTGACAAAGATTCAATCACTGTCATACTTGGAGATAACTGCACAGATACGGATATTTCAAAAGAAGTTCAAGATTTCAAAGAAGGCGCTGTAGTTTTCTTAAAAGAAGTTCCAGATCCAGAAAGGTTTGGTATCGCAGAGCTTTCAAAAGACAAGTCCGCTGTTCTTGGAATTGAAGAAAAACCTAAAAATCCAAAAAGCAATCTTGCGGTAACCGGTCTTTACATCTATGATTCCGAAGTTTTTCATCATATTAAAAACATTAAACCATCTACAAGGGGACAGCTGGAAATAACAGACGTCAACAACATATATATAAAGGAAGGTACTCTCCGTTGGGCAGAGTTAAAAGGATTTTGGTCCGATGCGGGTACTTTTGACAGTCTTTACAAAACAAATGTATTCTGGGCCAGGAAAAGCCTAGGTAAAAAAGAGGAAAAGGAACTCACAGATTTTTAG
- the rfbB gene encoding dTDP-glucose 4,6-dehydratase: protein MKILVTGGAGFIGANFILYWLKNHPQDEIINYDKLTYSGNLENLEDVENSPNYKFVKGDIGDASQIREALEGVDTLVNFAAESHVDRSILDPSPFIITNVVGTQVLLDAALDAKIKRFHHISTDEVFGALELDTEEKFTEETLYNPRSPYAASKAASDHLVRAYHYTYDLPITITNCANNFGPYHYPEKFIPLAITNLLEGKKVPVYGDGLYVREWLYVEDHCSGIEKVLEDGKIGETYCIGIDMDIPNIEVIKKILKILNMKDDMIEYVKDRPGHDRRYAIDATKIKKELGWEAKYTFEKALELTVKWFQEHEQWWKKLKDKNFEDYYNKQYKTR, encoded by the coding sequence ATGAAAATCTTAGTCACAGGCGGAGCCGGATTCATCGGTGCCAACTTCATACTTTACTGGCTTAAAAACCACCCTCAAGACGAAATAATAAACTACGATAAGCTTACTTATTCAGGCAATCTAGAAAACTTAGAAGACGTTGAAAACTCCCCTAATTACAAATTCGTAAAAGGCGATATTGGAGACGCATCCCAAATCAGAGAAGCCCTCGAAGGCGTAGATACTCTTGTTAATTTCGCGGCAGAAAGCCACGTTGATAGATCTATACTTGATCCTTCACCATTCATCATTACAAACGTAGTCGGCACACAGGTTCTTTTAGACGCCGCATTGGACGCTAAAATTAAAAGGTTCCATCATATTTCTACAGATGAAGTCTTTGGCGCTTTAGAACTTGATACAGAGGAAAAGTTTACGGAGGAAACACTCTATAATCCCCGCAGCCCTTACGCAGCTTCCAAGGCTGCATCCGACCACCTTGTAAGAGCTTACCACTACACGTACGACCTGCCAATAACAATAACAAATTGTGCAAACAATTTTGGCCCCTACCATTATCCAGAAAAATTTATTCCTCTTGCCATCACAAATCTACTTGAAGGCAAAAAAGTGCCAGTCTATGGCGACGGTCTTTATGTCAGAGAGTGGCTTTATGTTGAAGACCACTGTAGCGGCATAGAAAAAGTTCTAGAAGACGGGAAAATTGGTGAAACTTATTGTATTGGAATAGATATGGATATTCCCAATATAGAAGTAATAAAAAAGATCCTAAAAATCCTAAATATGAAAGACGACATGATAGAGTATGTAAAGGACAGGCCTGGACATGATAGAAGATACGCGATAGACGCAACCAAAATAAAAAAAGAACTTGGGTGGGAAGCTAAATATACTTTTGAAAAAGCCCTCGAACTTACCGTAAAGTGGTTCCAGGAACACGAACAGTGGTGGAAAAAGCTCAAGGATAAAAATTTCGAAGATTATTACAACAAACAATATAAAACAAGATGA
- a CDS encoding dTDP-4-dehydrorhamnose 3,5-epimerase family protein, protein MNFKYLDTENQEGLIDGVILRKLIIHKDESGSLVETMRRDWQDVLDEKEMPFAMQYMSITPPGLARDENQWHVHKHQFDRFICASGKIVTAIYDSRENSKTKDKLNLFIMSPQKDEEMFMVVIPKETYHGFMVVSKENGYLLNFPTKLYNPEDEGRIPNNQFDWNKVREDFGL, encoded by the coding sequence ATGAATTTTAAGTACTTAGACACAGAAAATCAGGAAGGTCTAATAGATGGAGTTATTCTCAGAAAGTTAATAATCCACAAAGATGAATCAGGAAGCCTTGTAGAGACGATGAGGCGTGACTGGCAAGACGTTTTAGACGAAAAGGAAATGCCATTTGCAATGCAATACATGTCAATTACGCCACCTGGCTTGGCTCGTGACGAAAACCAATGGCATGTTCACAAACATCAATTTGACCGCTTTATTTGCGCTTCGGGCAAAATTGTAACTGCTATTTATGACTCGAGAGAAAATTCTAAAACAAAAGACAAATTGAACCTTTTTATTATGAGTCCACAAAAAGATGAAGAAATGTTTATGGTAGTGATACCTAAAGAAACTTACCACGGATTTATGGTAGTTTCAAAAGAAAATGGTTATCTTCTCAACTTTCCTACCAAACTTTACAACCCTGAAGACGAGGGCCGTATACCAAATAACCAATTTGACTGGAACAAAGTCAGAGAGGATTTTGGACTTTGA
- a CDS encoding sugar nucleotide-binding protein, giving the protein MKVAIIGSGSMIASQVSEDLEKEQVELIKGDLNQDIKIDITNQSSVDSFFKNNHFQTVILFAAFTDVNGAEEQRNDKGGICWKINVEGTSNIVNACKKYNKKLIFFSTDFIFDGKNGPYDEKETPEDNFDDISWYGITKIEGEKIIKDLLEDFIILRITYPYSPRSEGKGNMLTRLINLYKSGEMYPLYFDQHTTPTYIPDIPKAIKILLDKNQKGVFHVASPSLVSQFDFAKYATELSGISGPKQLTQKSIFSDFKNKEFAKRPVLGGLKVSKIRKLGFYPTDWKQGLEKIFKESQN; this is encoded by the coding sequence ATGAAAGTAGCGATAATTGGCTCAGGTTCCATGATAGCTTCTCAAGTGTCTGAAGATTTAGAGAAAGAGCAAGTAGAGTTAATTAAAGGGGATCTCAATCAAGATATTAAAATCGATATAACCAATCAAAGCTCAGTCGATTCATTTTTTAAAAACAACCATTTCCAAACTGTAATTTTATTTGCTGCCTTCACGGATGTAAACGGCGCGGAAGAGCAAAGAAATGATAAAGGCGGCATCTGTTGGAAAATTAACGTTGAAGGGACATCAAATATAGTCAATGCTTGCAAAAAATACAATAAAAAATTAATTTTCTTTTCTACCGACTTTATTTTCGACGGTAAAAATGGTCCATACGATGAAAAAGAAACTCCGGAGGATAACTTTGACGATATCTCCTGGTATGGTATTACTAAAATCGAGGGAGAAAAAATTATCAAAGACTTGCTCGAAGACTTTATAATTTTGAGGATCACTTACCCTTACAGTCCACGCTCTGAAGGAAAGGGAAACATGCTTACACGACTTATCAATCTCTATAAATCTGGAGAGATGTATCCTCTCTACTTTGATCAACATACAACACCGACTTACATTCCTGATATTCCAAAAGCAATCAAAATCTTGTTAGATAAAAATCAAAAAGGAGTATTCCACGTCGCCAGCCCATCCCTTGTCAGCCAATTCGATTTTGCAAAATACGCCACAGAATTATCAGGAATATCTGGCCCTAAACAACTAACCCAAAAATCAATATTTTCAGACTTTAAAAATAAAGAATTTGCAAAAAGACCTGTTTTAGGCGGACTAAAAGTTAGCAAAATAAGGAAATTAGGTTTCTACCCAACAGATTGGAAACAAGGCCTTGAAAAAATATTTAAGGAATCTCAAAATTAA